A window from Ruminiclostridium josui JCM 17888 encodes these proteins:
- a CDS encoding sporulation initiation factor Spo0A C-terminal domain-containing protein, with product RGQVEAIDALFGYTVNIGKGKPTNSEFIAMIADKLRLELKVS from the coding sequence CAGAGGCCAGGTTGAGGCTATAGATGCACTGTTTGGTTATACAGTTAACATCGGCAAAGGAAAACCTACCAATTCAGAATTTATTGCAATGATTGCCGATAAGCTGAGATTGGAATTGAAAGTAAGCTAA